GAGGAACGCTGCGAACAGTGTCCGCGTTGGCGAGAAGCCACGAATGTCGATTTCGCGAATCAACGGCCGTGGTACCTGGACGACCTCCTGCTTCCACGGGGCGCCTGTTCCATCGCGTCGCACCGACTCATCCATTGCGACGGAGAGCGAGGTCAAATCTTCGGCGACCACGCTTCCGCGCAGCTGCTCGATGGCCGGCCCCACCTTCGCCGCCATGATGACGGAGCCGGAGTCGGTCAGCGTCGCTTGCACTTGGCGTCCGGTGAGGTGCTCGGTCTCCGCGATGTGCGGCGTGGTATACGCGTAGCACCCCGAAGCGAGCACGCCGGCGACGACCGTAACCGTGGCGCGATGAGCTTGTTTCATGATCATGCGACGTCACTCCTGCAAAGGATCGCGGGGAGGGCGAGGCACGCTCACCCTCCCCGCATCAACGCTAGCACTTCAACTCCATTCCCGCGCCGGGACGGCGATTTACGGACAGCCGTTCGGGTCGTTCCAGTTTCGGCCGCTGGCGAGCCCTGGCTCGTTCGTCGGCGCGTTCGTGTTCGTCTGCATCTCGGTCGATCCATACAGGAAGCGGCCGGGGATCGCCGTCTTGTTGCGAGCCGGCTTGAGCGCCGGGAGACAGGTGCGCTTGTAGTCGTTCCACGCTTCGACGTTCTGGAACGTGAGGATGTACTTCTCGGTCATGATGTCGTTGAGCGTGGGGCTTGCGATCGGTGCCTTGCTGTACCGCGCACGCACGTTGTTGAGGGCCGTCGTCGCGGTGGTTTTGTCGTTGGTCTGGAAGGCCGCCTCGGCGATGATCAACTGCGTCTCGTCGTACGTGATGATCGGCTGCTGGAACTCCGCGTCGTTGGTGCGGTTCGATCCAAGAATCGACGAGACCGAATCGGCCGGCGTGGTCTGCGTCGTGACGTCGTAGCCGGCGTACCCGCCGTGCGAGTTCTTGGCGAAGTAGTCGGGCAGGCGCTTGTCGTTCTGGGCGACCATGATCTTGGCGAGGACGGAACCCGCGACGAGGTCCTGGCCGAACGACGTGAGCTGGAACTGCGCCCACAGGTTGCGCTCCGACGTGGCCGACGAGTGCACCGTGAGCCAGTCGTTGGCGGGCGTCGAGATACCCTTCTTGGCCTCGTTGAGCGCGCTCGTGTACTGCGCCGCACCGAGCTTCTCCTCCTGGTGGAGATAGATGCGGGCCTTGAGCGTGTGCGCGGTTTCGATCCACTTCGCGGTGTTGCCACCGTAGATGAGATCGTACGCGCCGGGACCCGCGCCACCGGAGCCCATGTCCGTAATGGCCTTGTCCAGGAGGGTCAGCAGATCGGCGTAGATCTGCTGCTGCGGGTCGAAATGAGGCGACGAGTTGCCGCCGACCGCTTCGCGGTACGGCATGTCGCCCCAGATGTCCACGCCCCACAGCACGTCCATCGCCTCGACCACCTCGGCGATGCCGAGATACACCTTGTCGTTCGCGGCCGTGGCGTTCGCCTCCACCTGGCGGATCTGGATCAATCCACCCGTGGTGTAGATGGACTGGAACGACCCGTCGAAACTGTCCGAGTCGATCGCGTAGGTGCCCTGCAGGTCGACGAACCGTCCGCCCTGGCCGGCGCACTGCTGCATCCACTCGCAGATGTTCATCGCCACCGGGCCTTCCTGCTGGCCCATGATGTTGGCGATCGCGCCGCCGAACAGCTGGTTGGTCGTGGCGGCCGTCGGAGCGTTGGGGTTGGCGACGGCGGTTTGAGAGTCGAGGAAGCTGCCGCACGCGCTGGGGAGCGCGAGCGCGACGACCCCGACGAACGCGGCGTATTTGGAGATTCGCATTCGAGAGTCCTCGCGTTAACGGTTGAGGCTGACCGAGACGACGAACGAACGGGTGAGCGGGAGGTTGAAGTAATCCGCCGCGCCGACCTGCTCGAACGGTCCCGCGACGTTGGTCTCGGGATCGAGCCCCTGGTACTTGGTCCACGTCTTGAGATTCCGACCGGCGACGCGGATGGTCATGGTGTTCAGGTTGAGCAGCCGGTTGACCCAGGCGCCGTCGAACGTGTACGCGGCCGAGATCTCGCGCAGCTTCACGAAGCCGGCGTTCTCGAGGCACGGCTCGTCGATGCCCGTGAAGGGACAGGCGGCGATGCCGCTCGTGCGATACCAGTTCTCGCCGATCGGAATCTTCTGGCCGGCGCCCGGACCGGTGACCGGCCCCGGGTACCAATCGGGATCACCGAATGCGTGCAGGTTGCCCGAACACGAGGCGTTCGACGAGCCCGTGCAGATCGCGCGGTTCTTCGTGTCGCCCGCGGTGCCGTAGCTCCACAGGGCGCCCCGCGTGCCGTCCCACATCAAACCGCCGTGACGGATATCGAGCAGTCCCGACAGCTCGAGCTTCTTGTACTTGAAGCTGGAGTGCATGTTGCCGGTCCACTTCGGATTCGGATCGCCGAGGATGCGCTGGTTGTCGAAATCGCCGCACGGCATGCCGGCGTTCGCGCAGCCATTCGTGCCGTCGTCGA
Above is a genomic segment from Gemmatimonadaceae bacterium containing:
- a CDS encoding SusD/RagB family nutrient-binding outer membrane lipoprotein; this encodes MRISKYAAFVGVVALALPSACGSFLDSQTAVANPNAPTAATTNQLFGGAIANIMGQQEGPVAMNICEWMQQCAGQGGRFVDLQGTYAIDSDSFDGSFQSIYTTGGLIQIRQVEANATAANDKVYLGIAEVVEAMDVLWGVDIWGDMPYREAVGGNSSPHFDPQQQIYADLLTLLDKAITDMGSGGAGPGAYDLIYGGNTAKWIETAHTLKARIYLHQEEKLGAAQYTSALNEAKKGISTPANDWLTVHSSATSERNLWAQFQLTSFGQDLVAGSVLAKIMVAQNDKRLPDYFAKNSHGGYAGYDVTTQTTPADSVSSILGSNRTNDAEFQQPIITYDETQLIIAEAAFQTNDKTTATTALNNVRARYSKAPIASPTLNDIMTEKYILTFQNVEAWNDYKRTCLPALKPARNKTAIPGRFLYGSTEMQTNTNAPTNEPGLASGRNWNDPNGCP